A single region of the Carnobacterium viridans genome encodes:
- a CDS encoding type IV toxin-antitoxin system AbiEi family antitoxin domain-containing protein, protein MTQIKDKEEHSKTKLLLQLIKEQNGTVTFQDAKRAGIHKEYVLKLFHENILEKVGPGSYVAIDQFPDEYYILQKRFKKGIYSHETALYLHDLTDVTPFDYHMTFPRGYNNPSLKENNILAKHSRRDNYLIGLMTMKSPNGNSIRVYDRERTICDIFSKNNRTDKDVQINALKRYLTTAEKDLIKLMQYAQLFKVDRDLRRYMEVLV, encoded by the coding sequence ATGACGCAAATAAAAGACAAAGAAGAACATTCAAAAACAAAACTATTGTTGCAATTGATAAAAGAGCAAAATGGGACCGTTACTTTTCAAGACGCTAAAAGGGCTGGTATTCATAAAGAATATGTACTCAAATTATTCCATGAAAATATTTTAGAAAAAGTTGGTCCAGGTTCTTACGTTGCGATTGATCAATTTCCTGATGAATACTATATTTTGCAAAAAAGATTTAAAAAAGGCATTTATTCTCATGAAACAGCTCTCTATCTTCATGATTTAACTGATGTGACCCCTTTCGATTACCATATGACCTTTCCAAGGGGATACAATAATCCTTCTTTAAAGGAAAATAATATCTTAGCTAAACATAGTAGAAGAGACAACTATTTAATTGGATTAATGACTATGAAAAGTCCAAATGGAAACTCAATTCGTGTCTATGATAGGGAAAGAACCATTTGTGACATCTTTTCAAAAAACAATCGGACGGATAAAGATGTTCAAATTAATGCCCTTAAACGGTATTTAACGACAGCAGAGAAAGACCTTATCAAATTAATGCAATACGCACAACTATTTAAAGTAGATCGTGACTTAAGAAGATATATGGAGGTGTTAGTATAA
- a CDS encoding nucleotidyl transferase AbiEii/AbiGii toxin family protein — protein MKTKIKNKAQKEQIDAQMLMRNYMLERMLVRISKSKYRHSFILKGGFLIGSLIGVDKRTTMDIDTTITGTTVSSDVLKTIFLELCELDIGDHIQFEFQNIQEIREEDDYPGYRVAIVASLQTMAIPIKVDITTGDIIIPKEIHYKHKLMFEEEEISILSYPIETILAEKIQTICYRGVFNTRARDFYDVYMLSQLEPSRIDYDLLRKALTATCNKRNTPNIMRDYIKTLEFIRTNDEMRQIWSNYQNKTDYTNNLSFDETCDALHHLLTLVYTNPPINNSIE, from the coding sequence TTGAAAACTAAGATTAAAAATAAAGCTCAAAAAGAACAAATAGACGCACAAATGCTTATGAGAAATTATATGTTGGAACGAATGTTAGTCAGAATCAGTAAATCAAAATATAGGCATTCCTTTATTTTAAAAGGTGGTTTTTTGATTGGATCTCTTATTGGAGTAGACAAACGGACCACTATGGACATTGATACGACTATTACCGGTACAACTGTTTCATCCGATGTGCTAAAAACGATATTCTTAGAGCTATGTGAGTTAGATATAGGAGATCACATTCAATTCGAGTTCCAAAATATTCAAGAAATTCGTGAAGAAGATGACTATCCGGGTTATAGAGTAGCTATAGTTGCCAGTTTGCAAACAATGGCTATTCCGATAAAAGTAGACATTACAACTGGTGACATCATTATTCCAAAAGAAATTCACTATAAGCATAAATTAATGTTTGAGGAAGAAGAAATCTCTATCCTTTCTTATCCTATAGAAACAATTTTAGCAGAAAAAATTCAAACGATTTGCTATCGTGGTGTGTTCAATACCCGAGCTAGAGATTTCTATGATGTCTATATGTTAAGTCAATTAGAACCTAGTCGAATTGACTATGATTTATTAAGAAAAGCCTTAACCGCCACTTGTAACAAGAGAAATACACCTAATATTATGCGAGATTATATAAAAACGTTGGAGTTTATACGAACCAATGATGAAATGAGACAAATCTGGTCTAATTATCAAAATAAGACGGATTATACGAATAACTTAAGTTTTGACGAGACATGTGACGCCTTACATCATTTGTTAACCCTTGTGTACACTAATCCTCCAATAAATAATTCTATTGAATAG